A region of Roseobacter litoralis Och 149 DNA encodes the following proteins:
- a CDS encoding DMT family transporter — MKDSAKGLIVTTAGVLLVVPDALFVRLIDAGALTIAFWRLFLAGFFLGLGILALHGTAPFRAVLKTGRYGLIHMAGVGASGVLFIQAVALTSVANVVFIIASLPIFAAIYSRVFLAEPISLRMLLTMASVLVGLAVIAFGSGETENASLAGDALALAVSALFAAALTAARRVKHVSMVPSVAMGYVAAALVLLPFAAPFSVPPDQVSLVLCHGGFILGSSVLLAIGPRYITSAEVGLLVLLESALAPLLAWAVVGENPGRYAIAGGAIVIGALLVSNIAMLRNQQKHRADSAPS, encoded by the coding sequence ATGAAAGACAGTGCCAAAGGCCTGATCGTAACGACAGCGGGTGTCTTGCTGGTCGTGCCGGATGCGCTTTTTGTGCGCTTGATTGATGCCGGTGCCCTCACTATTGCGTTCTGGCGCCTGTTTTTGGCAGGTTTTTTTCTGGGGCTGGGCATATTGGCGCTGCACGGGACAGCCCCGTTCAGGGCGGTTTTGAAAACCGGGCGCTATGGGTTGATCCATATGGCGGGCGTGGGGGCGAGTGGTGTGCTTTTCATACAGGCCGTTGCGCTGACCTCTGTGGCGAATGTTGTGTTTATCATTGCCTCTCTCCCTATTTTCGCGGCGATTTACAGCCGGGTGTTTCTGGCGGAACCCATCAGTTTGCGGATGCTCCTGACGATGGCGTCGGTTTTGGTGGGGCTTGCGGTGATTGCTTTCGGGTCTGGCGAAACGGAGAATGCAAGCCTCGCCGGGGATGCCTTGGCGCTCGCGGTTTCAGCGCTTTTTGCAGCGGCCCTTACCGCCGCACGACGGGTCAAACATGTCTCGATGGTGCCGAGTGTGGCGATGGGCTATGTCGCGGCAGCACTTGTTTTGCTGCCGTTTGCCGCCCCCTTTTCCGTACCCCCCGATCAGGTTTCGCTGGTCTTGTGTCATGGCGGTTTTATTTTGGGCAGTTCGGTTCTGCTGGCAATTGGTCCACGCTATATCACCTCAGCCGAGGTGGGTCTGCTCGTTCTGTTGGAAAGCGCTTTGGCCCCCTTGCTGGCCTGGGCGGTGGTCGGAGAGAACCCCGGCCGCTATGCCATCGCAGGGGGCGCCATCGTCATTGGCGCCCTTTTGGTGTCAAACATCGCAATGCTTAGAAAT
- a CDS encoding FAD-dependent oxidoreductase — MAYDYAPFPYVAPPGLNAAEARHPVVIIGAGPVGLALAIDLALRGVKSVVLDDNNVVSLGSRAICWSKRTLEIFDRLGVGDRMLEKGVTWKVGRQFHRDTEIYAFDLLPEQGHKYPAFINLQQYYVEEYLVERAQDFPDLIDLRFLNKVVDHTDHEDYMTLTIQTPNGPYRLEAEWLVACDGAGSATRQRMNLAFEGETFEENFLIVDVEMATSPFGTHDTPERWFWFSPPFHNGQSALLHKQPDNIYRIDLQLGPDTDPHTEATKERVIPRIKAIIGDAPFRLDWQSVYRFRCARLERFVHNRTVFAGDSAHVVSPFGARGGNGGIQDVDNLGWKLAAVCAGKAPANLIDSYDAERGMACDENILNSARATNFMTPKSPMETLFRDEVLSLAAQHPFARALINSGRLSLPFVLSQSALHSSGDSHLPIGSPVLDAPVSSPDGTGWLIDKIPSDFCLLHVGPVPIPAVCDLPRIGVGHQSDYTCFEDPTGLLKQRYGTDDTYLLRPDGHICAAFRTVSEQAVAKAMNKALGNSA; from the coding sequence ATGGCGTATGACTATGCGCCCTTTCCCTATGTCGCCCCGCCGGGCCTGAACGCCGCCGAAGCGCGCCACCCCGTGGTGATCATCGGCGCGGGGCCGGTCGGGCTGGCACTGGCCATTGATCTGGCATTGCGCGGCGTGAAATCGGTGGTGCTGGATGATAACAATGTCGTCTCACTCGGCTCGCGCGCGATTTGCTGGTCCAAGCGCACACTTGAGATTTTCGACCGCCTCGGCGTCGGGGATCGCATGTTGGAAAAAGGCGTGACCTGGAAAGTGGGGCGCCAGTTTCACCGTGACACGGAAATCTACGCCTTTGATTTGCTGCCGGAGCAGGGGCACAAGTATCCCGCCTTCATCAATTTGCAGCAATACTACGTTGAGGAATATCTGGTTGAGCGCGCTCAGGATTTTCCCGATCTGATTGATCTGCGATTTCTCAACAAGGTTGTCGATCACACGGACCATGAAGATTATATGACCCTGACCATTCAGACGCCCAATGGCCCCTACAGGCTCGAAGCCGAATGGCTGGTGGCCTGTGACGGTGCAGGCTCCGCAACGCGCCAGCGCATGAACCTCGCCTTTGAGGGTGAGACATTCGAGGAAAATTTTCTGATCGTGGATGTGGAAATGGCCACCAGCCCCTTTGGCACCCACGACACACCGGAGCGGTGGTTCTGGTTTTCCCCGCCTTTTCACAACGGCCAATCCGCCTTGCTGCATAAACAACCCGACAATATCTACCGGATTGATCTGCAACTGGGCCCGGACACGGACCCTCACACCGAAGCGACCAAAGAACGGGTTATTCCGCGCATCAAAGCCATCATCGGCGACGCGCCCTTTCGTCTGGACTGGCAAAGCGTGTATCGGTTTCGCTGCGCTAGGCTTGAGCGTTTCGTTCATAATCGGACGGTTTTTGCCGGGGACAGCGCGCATGTGGTCAGCCCCTTCGGCGCACGGGGCGGCAATGGGGGCATTCAGGATGTGGACAATCTGGGTTGGAAACTTGCCGCTGTCTGCGCGGGCAAAGCACCGGCAAACCTGATCGACAGCTACGATGCGGAGCGTGGGATGGCCTGCGACGAGAATATCCTCAACTCGGCCCGTGCGACAAATTTCATGACACCCAAAAGCCCTATGGAAACGCTGTTTCGTGATGAGGTGCTTTCGCTTGCCGCACAGCATCCCTTTGCGCGCGCATTGATCAATTCCGGACGCCTTTCCTTGCCCTTTGTCCTGTCGCAAAGCGCATTGCACAGCAGTGGCGACAGCCATTTGCCCATCGGCAGCCCCGTGCTCGATGCACCCGTTTCAAGCCCAGATGGCACCGGCTGGCTGATCGACAAAATCCCGTCTGACTTCTGCCTTTTGCATGTCGGGCCAGTACCAATCCCCGCAGTCTGCGACCTGCCACGTATCGGTGTGGGGCACCAAAGCGACTATACCTGTTTCGAGGATCCAACAGGTCTGCTGAAACAGCGATACGGCACGGACGACACTTATCTGCTGCGCCCAGACGGTCACATCTGTGCGGCTTTCAGAACCGTTTCAGAGCA
- a CDS encoding MBL fold metallo-hydrolase: MSKAFASQADLSEKKISFTEVGRDLWAFTAEGDPNSGVIIGDDSVMIIEAQATPRLAHKVIEKVREVTDKPITHLVLTHYHAVRVLGASAFEAPQIIMSEKARAMVAERGKEDWDSEFQRFPRLFEGHESIPGLTWPTTTFNDRMSVYLGNRRVDIMQLGRAHTAGDAVIYVPDENVMFTGDIVEYQSACYCGDGHFHDWPGTLEAIRNFDLEAIAPGRGAALAGRDMVNAALDSTKDFVRSTYRPAARVALRGGSLKEAWDAVRAECDPKFADYAIYEHCLPFNVARAYDEALDIDTPRIWTDKRDLEMWEQLHG, encoded by the coding sequence ATGTCCAAAGCATTCGCCTCTCAGGCAGACCTCAGCGAAAAGAAGATCAGCTTTACCGAAGTCGGCCGCGACCTTTGGGCGTTTACCGCGGAAGGTGATCCGAATTCCGGCGTGATCATCGGCGATGACAGCGTAATGATTATCGAGGCACAAGCCACCCCGCGCCTTGCCCATAAGGTGATCGAAAAGGTGCGCGAGGTCACGGACAAGCCGATCACGCATCTGGTGCTGACCCATTACCATGCGGTCCGGGTTCTCGGCGCCTCTGCGTTTGAGGCCCCGCAAATCATCATGTCGGAAAAAGCCCGCGCCATGGTCGCAGAGCGCGGGAAAGAAGACTGGGACAGCGAATTCCAGCGCTTTCCACGCCTTTTTGAAGGGCACGAGAGCATTCCGGGCCTTACATGGCCGACCACCACATTCAATGACCGCATGTCCGTCTATCTTGGCAATCGCCGGGTGGATATCATGCAGCTTGGGCGCGCGCATACGGCGGGTGACGCGGTTATTTATGTGCCGGATGAAAACGTCATGTTTACGGGCGATATCGTGGAATACCAATCGGCCTGCTATTGCGGTGACGGGCATTTTCATGATTGGCCCGGAACGCTGGAGGCCATCCGAAATTTCGACCTGGAGGCCATTGCCCCCGGTCGTGGCGCAGCACTTGCAGGGCGCGATATGGTCAATGCGGCACTGGACAGCACCAAGGATTTTGTCCGCTCGACCTACAGGCCGGCGGCCCGCGTTGCCCTGCGCGGAGGCAGCCTCAAGGAAGCATGGGACGCGGTGCGCGCGGAATGCGACCCCAAGTTCGCAGACTATGCGATCTATGAACACTGCCTGCCGTTCAATGTCGCGCGCGCCTATGACGAAGCGCTCGACATCGACACGCCGCGCATCTGGACCGACAAACGCGATCTGGAAATGTGGGAGCAACTACACGGCTGA